In the genome of Desulfobacterales bacterium, the window TGGGCGCTGGCGCTGGTCTGTCTGGCCGGCATCCGGGAAAAGCTGGCCTACGGCAACCCGCCGGCCGGTATGCGGGGGCTGGCACTGACGTTTACGATCTCGGGCCTGATGGCAATGGCATTCATGGCCTTTTCGGGCATCAAGCTTTGAAAGGTTCAGGGTTCAGGGTTCAGGGTTCAAGGTTAAGGATTCAGATGATGCCTCATTCGTTAGCAACCGAAACCCATTAACCCGGACACGCGCACTAAAGGAATTGCAGGAAATATGACCAAAATTTTTACAAAGTCAGAACTAAAAAGAAAGATGGAGATTGGGATATGAACGAGCTATTTATTGCGGTGGGATTGTTCACCCTCATCGTTTTGATGCTGGTCAGTTTGATTATGTTCGCCAAGGCAAAACTGGTGCCCAGCGGCGATATTAAGATGGTGATCAACAAAGAGAAGGAGCTGGTTGCCCAGCCCGGCGGTAAACTACTGGGAAGTCTGGCGGATCAGGGTATATTTGTCCCGTCGGCCTGCGGCGGCGGCGGCACCTGCGGTCAGTGTCTGGTAAAGGTGCACGAGGGGGGCGGCGACATCCTGCCCACCGAACTGGCGCACATTACCAAACGAGAGGCCCGCGAGGGGGATCGGTTGGCCTGTCAGGTGGCGGTCAAGCAGGACATGGACGTTGAAGTACCGCCCGAGGTGTTTGAGACCAAGAAATGGGTCTGCAAAGTCAAATCCAACGACAGCGTGGCCGACTTTATCAAAGAGCTTATTCTGGAGCTGCCCGAAGGCGAAGAGGTCGACTTCAAGGCCGGCGGCTATATCCAGATCGACGTCCCGCCCCATGAGCTCAGTTACAAGGAATTCGATATCCCGGAACAGTTTCGGCCGGAATGGGACAAGCGCAATCTGTGGGAGCTGACCTCCAAGATCACCGAACCCATCACCCGGGCATATTCAATGGCCAGCTGGCCGGGGGAAAAGGGCGTCATCATGCTCAACGTTCGGGTGGCGCTGCCGCCCGCACAAGGGATACCGACAGGAATTGCCTCATCCTACATTTTCAACCTCAAACCCGGCGATGAGGTGAACATATCCGGGCCTTACGGGGAGTTTTTTATCAACGAAACCGAAGCTGAAATGGTCTACATCGGCCGCGGAGCAGGTATGGCGCCTTTGCGCAGCCATATTTTTGAACTGCTCAAAGGCCAGGACAGCCAGCGCAAAATATCCTATTGGTACAATGCCCGCAACCTGGGCGAATGCTTCTATCTGGATGAATTCGCACAGCTGGCCGAAGAGCACGAGAACTTTTCATTTAAGCTGGCCCTGTCACGTCCGGCGCCTGAAGACAACTGGGACGGACTCACCGGCTATGTTCATCAGGTACTACACGACAGTTACCTGGAAGAACATCCGGCGCCGGAAGATATCGAGTACTATATGTGCGGGCCCCCGGTAATGAGTCAATCGATCATG includes:
- the nqrF gene encoding NADH:ubiquinone reductase (Na(+)-transporting) subunit F, with translation MNELFIAVGLFTLIVLMLVSLIMFAKAKLVPSGDIKMVINKEKELVAQPGGKLLGSLADQGIFVPSACGGGGTCGQCLVKVHEGGGDILPTELAHITKREAREGDRLACQVAVKQDMDVEVPPEVFETKKWVCKVKSNDSVADFIKELILELPEGEEVDFKAGGYIQIDVPPHELSYKEFDIPEQFRPEWDKRNLWELTSKITEPITRAYSMASWPGEKGVIMLNVRVALPPAQGIPTGIASSYIFNLKPGDEVNISGPYGEFFINETEAEMVYIGRGAGMAPLRSHIFELLKGQDSQRKISYWYNARNLGECFYLDEFAQLAEEHENFSFKLALSRPAPEDNWDGLTGYVHQVLHDSYLEEHPAPEDIEYYMCGPPVMSQSIMDMLDNLGVERENINFDDFGT